DNA from Marinagarivorans cellulosilyticus:
TAGTCGCAAAAGGCGGTTGGCACGGTTTAGGGAATACTCGCTTTAAATCGAGTGTTAACCGCGCGCCCCGTCAAACCACGCAAGGCACAGAGGGAGAGGCCCGCAGTATTAAACTAGAGCTTAAAGTGCTGGCGGATGCGGGTATGCTAGGGCTGCCTAATGCGGGTAAGTCGACTTTTATTCGCGCTGTTTCTGCTGCTGAGCCTAAGGTGGCTGATTACCCTTTCACAACGTTAGTGCCTTCGTTGGGTGTTGTAAAAATCAACAAATTCCGCAGCTTTGTGGTTGCCGATATCCCTGGGCTTATTGAGGGTGCATCGGATGGTGCTGGTTTAGGTATTCGGTTTTTAAAGCATTTAACGCGTTGCCGCGTGCTTTTGCACCTTGTTGATATTTGCCCAATTGATGGCTCTGATCCTGTGGAAAATGCGCTGAGCATCACCCGAGAGCTTGAGCGCTTTAGCCCAACGCTAGCAATGCGAGAGCGTTGGTTGGTATTAAATAAGGCAGACTTACTGTCGCCAGAAGATATCGAAGAGCGCAAACAAAAAATTATAGAGGCATTGGAGTGGGAAGGCCCTGTACATGTGATTTCTGCTGTTAATCGCCAAGGCACCGAAGTGTTGTGTGGTGAGCTTCTCAACTATCTTGAAGAGGTTTGGGAGATAGAGCGCGCAGATCCTGAAAAAGCAGAAGCTGAGCAAGCCTTGCAAACCCAGATGCAAGCCGAGGCGCGTGAGCACATACAAGCGCTGCGCGAAAAGCATTACGCCGCTCGGCGTGCCGCAAAAGAAGGTGCTGGCGATGATTCTGATGACGACGATTTTGATGTTGAGGTCGTGTACGCAGAATAAGCGTAGGGCCGCAGCCTGCTGTTGCGGCGGCCGAGCTTAAATCTTTTCGGTTTAATATTCGTATATTGTTGCAGGCTGCCGTAAAATTGCAGCTTAAATAGCCTATCAATTTGTTCTAGTGAGCCTTTGCGTGGACCAGCCTTCTTCCTTAGCGATAGCACCATCAACTGAAAATAAGCGCCATTTAGTGAAGGGTAGCCATCGCTGGGTTATTAAAATCGGCAGCGCTTTACTGACTAATGATGGTCGCGGTTTGGATCGTAAAAGCATTGCTGATTGGGGGCGGCAAATCGCTGCACTCATTAAGCGTGGGCACGAAGTGGTTTTGGTTTCTTCTGGTGCTGTCGCGGCCGGTATGACGCGCTTAGGCTGGAAGGAAAGGCCCTCGTCTATCCATGAATTACAGGCGGCAGCGGCCGTTGGGCAAATGGGGCTGATTCAAGCTTACGAAGAAGTCTTTTCCCAGTATTCAATTCCAACAGCGCAGGTGTTGCTTGATCACGATGACTTTTCTAATCGGCAGCGTTATCTCAATGCGCGCACAACACTCAAAACGCTAGTCGGTTTAGGTGTTGTGCCAATCGTTAATGAAAATGATACTGTGGTGACAGACGAAATTCGTTTTGGTGACAACGACACCCTGGGCGCGTTGGTCGCCAATTGCATCGAGGCCGATACCTTGATGATATTAACCGATCAAATGGGGATGTACGATGCCGATCCGCGCAAGCACGCCCTAGCCAAAATTATTGCTGAAACCTCAGCCGATAACGAAAAGCTCGATGCTATGGCTGGCGGCGGCGGCTTGCTGGGCCGCGGCGGTATGATGACTAAAGTAAAGGCCGCTAGGCTTGCGGCCCGCTCTGGTGCTAGCACAGTGATCGTCGGCGGCCGTATTGATGATGCCATTACAAAGGTTGTTGGTGGCGAGCATATTGGTACGTTGTTATATGCTGCCCAGCAGCCTTTGGCAGCGCGAAAAAGTTGGCTAGCCGGCCACTTGCAGACAAAAGGCGAGTTAACGTTGGATGCCGGCGCTGTAAGCGTGCTACGCGAAAAAGGTAGAAGCTTGCTTCCTGTAGGCGTTAAGAGTGTAAATGGTACCTTTACCAAAGGCGAGTTGGTTATATGCCGTGACGAGCAGGGTCTTGAAATTGCCCGCGGTTTGGTGAATTACAGTAGTGAAGAGGCGCGTAAAATTATTGGCTGCAGCAGCCAGGATATTAGCCGCCTGTTAGGTTACAAGGATTTCGATGAGTTGGTGCATCGAGATAATTTGGTTTTAGTTTAATTTCACGATAATAATCTAGCCCACACGTCGCTTTGCGGGTGTGGGCTTTTTTGTTTTGGTGATTCAAACGTATTTTTTTGGGGAAGTTAATATGGCCACGTTTAAAAAACATATACATGCCATGAGTGCATATAAACCGCCGCTTGATGGCCGCGACCCCAAACAGCATTTATTGCTCGATTTTAATGAGCGTACATTGCCGGTATCAAATGATGTTACGCAGGCTATGATTGATTATATCCAAGCGGGCAGGTTGCAAATGTATCCCGCTTATGGCGATATCGATAGCGTGATTGCGCAGTATTGTGGTGTTAAGCCCGAGCAGGTCATGATCACCAATGGCTCTGATCAAGGTATTGATTTAATTATTCGCGCGTCGTGCGTCGCTGGTGACGAGGCTATTATTCCCAGCCCCAGTTTTGCCATGTACCACCAGTGCGCGAAAATAGAAAACCTCAATATTATTGAGCCGCAATATTCTCGCGAAGAAGGTTTTCCGCTGGCAGGGGTATTGGCCGCAATCACGCCTAATACGCGTATTATTTGTATCGCTAACCCGAATAACCCTAGTGGGACAGGTA
Protein-coding regions in this window:
- the proB gene encoding glutamate 5-kinase, which produces MDQPSSLAIAPSTENKRHLVKGSHRWVIKIGSALLTNDGRGLDRKSIADWGRQIAALIKRGHEVVLVSSGAVAAGMTRLGWKERPSSIHELQAAAAVGQMGLIQAYEEVFSQYSIPTAQVLLDHDDFSNRQRYLNARTTLKTLVGLGVVPIVNENDTVVTDEIRFGDNDTLGALVANCIEADTLMILTDQMGMYDADPRKHALAKIIAETSADNEKLDAMAGGGGLLGRGGMMTKVKAARLAARSGASTVIVGGRIDDAITKVVGGEHIGTLLYAAQQPLAARKSWLAGHLQTKGELTLDAGAVSVLREKGRSLLPVGVKSVNGTFTKGELVICRDEQGLEIARGLVNYSSEEARKIIGCSSQDISRLLGYKDFDELVHRDNLVLV
- the cgtA gene encoding Obg family GTPase CgtA; this translates as MKFVDEAPIFVQAGKGGNGCCSFRREKYIAKGGPDGGDGGDGGSVFLEADENLNTLVDYRFTKKFTAASGEGGRGTNCTGSKADDLILPVPVGTSVIDEETGEVLGDLTCAGDRMLVAKGGWHGLGNTRFKSSVNRAPRQTTQGTEGEARSIKLELKVLADAGMLGLPNAGKSTFIRAVSAAEPKVADYPFTTLVPSLGVVKINKFRSFVVADIPGLIEGASDGAGLGIRFLKHLTRCRVLLHLVDICPIDGSDPVENALSITRELERFSPTLAMRERWLVLNKADLLSPEDIEERKQKIIEALEWEGPVHVISAVNRQGTEVLCGELLNYLEEVWEIERADPEKAEAEQALQTQMQAEAREHIQALREKHYAARRAAKEGAGDDSDDDDFDVEVVYAE